In the Acetobacterium sp. KB-1 genome, AATGGGATACCCGTGGTAACTCAGCAGCCTTCCAGGGCGGTTTTAAGGAAATTGTTGAAGGTGTTAACGGCACCCTGGATACCGTTGTTGATAAGATGGTCTGGTATGAAGCCATTATCGATGCAGTACCATTCCCCCTCCATGTCACCGACAACGATATGAAGTGGACCTTTATGAATAAACCCTTTGAAGATCTGATGATTGCCAACGGGGTTATCAAAGATCGCACCTCGGCCTGTGGCATGGACTGCTACAATGCCAATGCTGATATTTGCCGAACCGAAGGCTGCGGTATCCGACGTCTGGTCGATCAGGGCTTAAACGACAGCTATTTTGAATGGGTCGGTCGAAGCAATAAACAAGATACCGCCTACCTAAAAAATAAAAAAGGCGAAAATATTGGCTTCGTTGAAGTTGTCACGGACCTAACACCGATTATCCGGGTCAGCGATTATACCAAGGCCGAAGTTTCCCGTCTGGGGAACAACCTGATTCGTCTCTCAGCGGGTGATTTAGACTTTGATTTAAATATTGGTGAACCTGATGAATATACAACTGAAGTCAGTGCTCAATTCCACGGAATTGTCAGCACCTTAGGCGATGTTAAAAATTCAGTTGATAATCTGATTAGTGATGCGACCATGCTGGCCGAGGCCGGTATTGATGGCCGCTTGGATACCCGTGCCGATGCCAGCCGTCACCAGGGAAATTTTGCCCAAATAGTGGATGGTGTTAATGCGACCTTGGATGCCGTTGTCAAACCAGTTCAGGAAGCTTCGGAAACCTTAAAAGAACTGGCGGAGGGCAATCTTAACACCAGTATGACAGGGAGCTACAACGGTGATTATACCCTTATTAAAGACAATATGAACCAGACAATCGCCTTCTTAAAACGATATGTCGATGAAATCACCCATACCCTTGAAGAAATGGGACGGGGTAATCTCGATCAACAGATCACAACCGATTATCTGGGCGATTTCCAGGCTATTAAAACAGCTCTTAATGATATTACCGGCAACCTCAGCAATACCATGACCGAAATCAATATGGCCGCTGGCCAGGTGGATATGGGTGCCAAACAGATCTCTGACGGCGGACAGGCCTTATCCCAGGGCACCACTGAACAGGCCAGCGCTATCCAGGAATTGACCGCTTCCATTGAAGAAGTGGCTGCCGAAACCAAACGTAACGCCATGAATGCTAACGAAGCCAATGAATTGGCTGTTAATGTTCGCTCCAACGCCGAAAAAGGCAATCGTCAAATGACCACCATGATTGGCGCCATGGGCGATATCAACGACTCCTCAAATAATATTTCTAAAATTATCAAGGTCATTGATGATATCGCCTTCCAAACCAATATTCTGGCCCTCAACGCCGCTGTTGAAGCTGCCCGAGCTGGTCAGCATGGCAAGGGTTTTGCCGTGGTCGCTGAGGAAGTAAGAACCCTGGCCGCCAGAAGTGCAGAAGCTGCCAAAGAAACCACCGGTTTAATTGAAGGCTCCATTGACAAGGTTAGTGTCGGCACAAAAATAGCTGATGATACCGCCGAGAGCTTAAAAGAGATTTTAAATCAAATTGATAAGGTCGCCGGTTTAGTCGGCACCATCGCCCAGGCTTCCAATGATCAGGCTTCAGAAATCGCCCAGATCACTCAGGGCATTGAGCAGGTATCCCAGGTTGTTCAAACGAATTCAGCCACCGCCGAAGAAAGTGCTGCTGCCAGCGAAGAACTTTCCGGCCAGGCAGAAATGTTAAAACACATGGTGGATGCTTTTAAACTAAAATCAAAGCACTCGTCAGAGCAAATACCAATACCAGCGACACAACCCATTAAAAAAGTTGAGAAACCGCTGCCTGAACCAAGCATCATACTGGATGATATGGACAAGTATTAGTCGTATATTTTTGAGGCCCGGATTCCTGATCCCGGCCTCTTTTTTATCGACCTAATCATTTATATTTTAGTGACCACCGTATAATTGTCTAAACTCGTTGACATCCGGTTGTCGTCTTTATTATAATGAAGTCTACTTAAATGGTTATTCTAAAAGCAAGGAAGGAGCACTATGAAAAAACTAAGGCATTTCATTATACTTATTTTTATTTTTACTGGCATCTGGCTTATTTTTAATGAAAGTCTGGCCTTTTCTCAAATCCTGATCGGCCTTTTTTTTTCAGTCGTTTCGGTTTTATTCACCAATCGCTATCTGCTGGAGAACGATTATACCGAGGCTTATTCAATTAAACCCGCTATACTCTTTCATTACACTACGTATTTATTCATCCAGATATATCGATCCGGCTTTTCCGCTATTTTAAAAATCATAAGAGGTCAGGATGCCGTTAAAATTATTGAATATGAAACATGTATCCGTGATGACCTGGCTATTTGCTTATTAGCCAATGCCATCACCCTGACTCCCGGGACGGTGACAATCGGAAAGAATGGCCGACTGCTTCAAATTCTGGCTTTTCAGGATGAAAATACCTTCACGGATATCACTGAAGGTAAAACCTGTTCCCCCTACGAAATGATCTTAAGGAGTTTGGAATCATGACCTTTTTAGAAGCCACCCTATTTGTCATTGCCATCTATATTGCCCTAGTTCTTGTTCGGGTTATTCTAGGACCTACCATTTGGGATCGCCTTTTGGGCCTGAATGCCATTTCAGCAAAAATCATTATGTCGATCATTATTCTATCCCTTATTACCAATCAGCCCTACTTGCTTGATGTCGCACTGGTTTATGCCCTACTTGGGTTTATCGGCACGGTACTCATTGCCCGATTTATCGAAAAAAAGGAGACCTCTCATGATTGATTTATTCGCCTATCTACTCATGATTATCGCCCTTCTTTTTATGGCTTTTGGCGTCATCGGTCTGTTTCGGTTTAAGGATTTTTATTCGCGAATCCTTATTTCGTCTAAAATCGAAACTGTTGGCTTTCTGACTGCCATGATTGCTTTTACCATTTTATCCGGGATCAGTTTTGCTGCCATGAAAATACTGCTGATAACGTTGCTGGTGATGATCACAAACCCATTAGCCACCCACGCCATTGCCCGATCGGCTTTTTTAAGTGGTTATACCATTGATCAGGAGACCGGGCCATGACCGAAAACATCTTTCTCATCGCTTTGGTTATTATGGCAATTATCGCCCTCAACACAAAAAAACTAAGACGGGCCGTTGTCTATTTGGGCGTTTTTTCGCTAATCAGTTCCTTTGTCTATCTACTTTACGGTGCTCCGGATGTGGCCATTGCTGAAGCGATCATTGGCAGCACGATCACCACGGTTTTATATCTGGTAGCGCTGAGAAAATATAAAGTCTTTTCCATTTATTACACAAATGACTCACATTTCCAGGATATTCGACTGGTAAAAAGCAAATCCCCTTTTTTATATAATCTGGAGACCTTTTTAATTAAACGGGAAATGGAACCGCAGATTGTTTATTCCCGCGAACCCATTGAAACCATCCTCGCCCAGGAAAAGTTTGACCTGGCCATTCATCATACCGACGACGATATTTGGATTTATGGCTGTGCCGAAGATTACCAGATCGATGCATTGGAAGACTATTTACTATCAAACCATGGCGACTTAAATATACATTTGACTCGTTATGAGGAAGGAGCCGATAATGAATCGTAGAATTATCACAATGATCTTTACCCTATCGCTTACCGTACTGATTCTTTATCTTAATTTTGATGCACCTTTGATCGCTGAGCCACTCGTGGCAGATTTTTATATTGAACATTTTAACACGGACACCCATGCCCAAAATGCTGTCGCCGCAATCTACCTCAATTACCGGGTATTTGACAGTATTTTTGAAACCCTGATTCTTTTAGTCAGTGTTTCGGCTGTTATTACTCTTTCCTGGAGGCGAACCGATGACTGACCATTCTGAAATTATTTCTCGTATGACCGGGCTTTTATATCCCTTTATTTTGTTATTTGGATTTTACATTATTTTAAACGGTCATGCCAGTCCCGGCGGGGGATTTCAGGGCGGTGCTGTATTAGCCGCGGTTTTTATCAGTCGCTATCTGGTAGAACCGGATCGGTGTATCCGACTTAAAACTCTAAAAACCGCAGAAAAGACGCTTTTTGTTTGTATTATTCTGTACCCGGTTCTTTTTCTATTTCCAACGACCTCCAACCATTCGGAATTCATGAATCTGTGTTATCTTATCGTCATGAATTTTCTAATCGGTTTGAAGGTCTGCAGCGGCTTTACGATTGTTTTTTTCAGGTTCGTCTTTTATGAAGGAGGTATTTAATGATTGCCATTAACGGAGAATCGATTAGTATTATCCTTTTTTTTGTCGGTGTTTATGGCCTGATTGCCAGAAGAAATATCATCAAATCGGTTATGTCTATCAGTATTATGCAAGTCGCCATTATTTTATACTTTATTACAACCAATATTGCCCCAGGAAGCGCCCCCCCGATTGGCGATGTTGCCCAGACCCTCCAGGTCGCAGATCCGCTCCCTCAGGCATTGATGATTACCGATATTGTTATTGGTATTGGTGTTACCGCTGCTGGTTTAACGATGTTTATTCATCTTTATCATCGTTACGGGTCCAGCAACTGGCAAAAAATTATGAAAAAAAGGACCCCCCATGATTAATTTACACTGGATTATTCTGTTACCGATTATTTTTGGAACCGTTGTTAAGTTGCTTCCCCTTAAAACAGCAAAAAAACTGATGGTTTTATTTCAGGCCGTCTTACTGGTTTTGGTCTTCGTGATTTTTATTGAGGTTCGCAAAAATGGCACCATCCTGGAAAACATTGGTGGCTGGCCGGATACGATTAGCATCACCTTAAGAGCTGATCTTCTGGCCTCAGCCATGGCTCTTTTGACCTGCTTATTGTTTTTAGCCATGCTAACCTTTGTTCAAAACAAGCACTATGCCGACCACCTGTTTTTCTTTCTTTTTCTGAGTCTTGAGAGCTTAATTATCGGTATTTTTCTTTCGAACGATTTGTTTAATATTTTTGTTCTCATTGAAGCCGCCACCCTAATCATTACCATTCTGATTATGTATAAAAAGACCAACCTTTCTATTTATGATGGAATGATGTATTTTTTGATTAACGTTGTAGCGATGTCATTTTTTTTGATGGGTTTGGGGATGCTATACAAAAAAATTGGTGTTCTTGACTTCTACGCGCTCGAAACCGCTCTAAGCCAGGTTAAGGACCCCGATAGTATGATTCTCCCTTATGCCTTTATGATTACTGCGGTTAGCTTAAAAGCTGCTTTAATGCCCCTTTTTAGCTGGCTGCCAAAGGCCCATGGCACACCCAGTGCGCCATCTGAGGTTTCTGCTATTCTATCCGGATTATATGTTAAAACAGGGGTCTACCTATTTATCCGCCTGCAGTTAGCCTTTTCACCGCTGATTGACACCTCTGAACTTTTTATGGTGCTTGGATTTATCACTGCTATTGTCGGTTTTGTGTTAGCCTTTGCTCAAACCGATATTAAACTGCTCCTGGCTTATTCAACCGTTTCCCAAATTGGCTTGATCATGGTCGGTATCAACATGGGTAGTCCCCAAGCCTATTGGGGTGGTCTCTATCATATTATGAATCATGCTGTTTTCAAGTCTACTCTTTTTTTAACCGCCGGGATGATTATTACCGAATATAAAACCAGAAATTTAGATGAGATTAAAGGGGTGTTTAATCACATGCCAGCAGTCGGAATGGCGACTGTCATTTCAATTTTAGGTATCGTTGGGGCCCCACTTTTTAACGGTAGTATTTCTAAATACTTGATCTCCGAGGGTTCCTCCGGTTCCTGGATCGAATATGGCCTGATTTTTATTAACCTGGGAACCATTATTGTCTTTATTAAATATGGCCAGCTTCTTTTCGGTGAGTCAGGTAAAAAAGAAACCGCCAACTCCGATATTTTGGAGAAGGCAGTGGTTTTAGGTTTAAGTATGCTTTGTTTTTTCGGCGGAATTTTTGGTAGCGAACTGATTTCGATTCTCTTTGAGGTCAACTTCCCGGTGGAAATCTTATCCCATGGGGTAAAGCTGCTCTTGTTCGTGGGTTCCTTATTCCTGGGACTAGTTATTTACTACGGATTATTCAAGAAAAAAAATTATCTGGCCGTTCTTAATGCCATTGAGTTGGGTTTTAATGAAATTTGCCTCTCGATTACACTATTTTTTGCTTTCATGGTTATTTATTTAAAGATAACACTTTAATGATATTTTGAAGTAACAACCTGAATTAAAGAGGTGATCTCATAGCCCAAAGCCAGCTGACTCTCTAACAACTCAATGGTCATGGGTCCCTGATGCTCGGCCGAGATAATTTTTATCAACGCGCCCTTAATAAACCCCATACTATAAAGGCGCTTGTGTGAGGCTTCGTCCACATCTAAATCCTTCACAATCACTGTACTTCCTATTTTACACATGGATAATGGCATAATTCTCTCCTCATTTTTATTTGCTTAGTTAATTCGCTTTGAGAGTGGCTGTGTTTCTTGATGAGATCACCTAAAACTAAAACAATATGCCCATCTAGCATCTGGGGTGATTCTTTTACTATTTCCAAGAAGGCAAATTCATAACTCAAGGCCTCACGATAATTACGCTTGCTGGTCATTGCATCAAAAACGTCGGCAACTCCGACAATACGCTCGTGTCGATAGATCTCGTCCCCTGCCAAGTGATTGGGATAGCCACTGCCATCAAGCCGTTCGTGATGATTATGAACAATTTGAACACTTGAAACGGGCAACCATTTTTGCTTTTTGAGCACCTGAAACCCAATTTCTGAGTGTGTTTTGATAACATCAAATTCAACTTCACTGAGTTTACAGGGCTTGTCCAGGATTTCTCTGGGAATAAAGAGCTTGCCAATATCATGAAGGATTGCCCCAAGCCCAATTTCTGTGATCTCCGATTGGCGCAAACCCAACTCTTTAGCAATACCCATGGCCAGCAAAGCGCATCGGATGGAATGTCCCGGCAGGCAATTGCTGAGACAGTTTGCATTTCGATACTTTTTCAGATCATCAAACGATGCCTCATTGAGTTTTTTTATCAACTGTTTCAGATAGGCCCGGAATTTTACAGTAAAGATTTCCTGATTGCCTACTACATAATATCGCAGATACACTTCGTTTAAATATTTCGAAAAATCACAGATCTCTCGGGATGCCTTTTTTTCTGTCATCTAACTATCCTTTCCTCGCGACGGACCTTATTTAAATTGAGCGCTGGTAACTCGGTTCTTACCATTTCTTTTTGAACAGTATAAGAGTTCAACGGCCCGATCAATCAACATGGTTTGTTCACCCCGACTCAATGCTACCGTTGAATGACAAACCCCAGCTGAAAATGTTATTCGCATTTTTTAATGATCAAATTCAAAAGGGTACTTTGCAGCAAAAGTACAAATCCACTCGGCAATTTTCTGTCCAAAAGGTTACCGGTAGCAACACCGCAAACTCTTTTCCGCCATATCGGGCCCCGATATCTGAGGTACGAAGCTGTTTTTTGATAATTTGCGAAACTTCCCGGATCACATAATCACCGAAAAGATGGCCATAGACGTCATTGACTACCTTGAAATCATCAATGTCAAAGAGTATCAGAATAACTGGCGCATGTTTTTCGACAATGACTTCGAGGGACTGATAAAAGACCTGATCCTTTTGTATCTTCTCCATCAATAACTCCCATTACTTCCATTTATCAAATTAACGAATTGCAAATTAAAACTTCTGTTAGACAGTGCTAACTTTTATTTTTTAGTATACCACTTCGTTTTTCTTTTATCAAGTGGTTTTATCGCGACCATCTGCATGAAATCGGTTCTGATTATTTTCTAACTGCGATTATTTTAAATTTAATGTTATATTTTGCTGAATTTTGTCGATATAGTTTATAGAAGCAAGCAAATAATTTAGAAACGATTATTTAATATCTATTAAGGAGGATGTTATGAATGCAAATGCAATTGATGCGAACAAAACTCTGAATCAAGCAGTTCAGACAAAGGGCGTCACCCAAAATGCTGACATCAAAGTTGAGCCCGAGGCTGCCGATAAAGTCCAACCCGTTGTACAAAAACTCGACTCCATTGAACTTGGCACTGCTACTTCTGAAGACATTGGAACCTACACGGTCGACCGTAAAAAGATAGACGCAATCAAGCAGGATTTTGCCCGAAATACCGAATCTTTCAAGAAAATGGTTGAAGCCATGATTGAAAAACAGGGCAAGAAAGTGAGTCAGGTTCTTAAAGATCTGGCCGACGGAAAAGAAGTTAACATCATTGTTGATTCAAAAACTCAAGCGGCTGCCCAGGAAGCGATTTCTGAAGACGGCTATTATGGGGTAAACAAAACATCAGAACGGATTATTGATTTTGCTAACGCGCTCTCCGGTGGTGATAAAAGCAAACTTGAAACCCTCAGAAATGCCTTTAAAGAAGGCTTTGAAAGTGCTAAAAAAGCATTTGGCGGTGAACTTCCAGAAATCTCCCAACAAACCTATGATAAGGTTATGCAGGGATTTGATGATTGGGCTAAAGAAGAATAACAAACTTCTTCGTAAAGAAGTTTGTGTTCTCTTCGCGTGCGAAGATCTTACCACCAAAAAAGACAAGGAAAAATTTCCTTGTCTTTTTTGGTTTAATTCTTTTGTATTTAAGCTTATTATTTTAATTTAAACCGCGTGATCATTTCCTTGAGCAACTGCGATTGACTGGATAACTCTTCACTGGCTGCTGCCGATTGCTCCGCTGTTGCTGTATTTCCCTGGACAACCTGGGAGACCTGGTCGACCCCCAGATTAATCTGGGTGATATTGGTAGCCTGATCATTGGAGGCTTCGGCAATTTCCTGAACCAGTTCCGCGGCCTTGGTAATTTCTGCTACAATTTCTTCTAAT is a window encoding:
- a CDS encoding GGDEF domain-containing protein, which gives rise to MEKIQKDQVFYQSLEVIVEKHAPVILILFDIDDFKVVNDVYGHLFGDYVIREVSQIIKKQLRTSDIGARYGGKEFAVLLPVTFWTENCRVDLYFCCKVPF
- a CDS encoding sodium:proton antiporter translates to MIAINGESISIILFFVGVYGLIARRNIIKSVMSISIMQVAIILYFITTNIAPGSAPPIGDVAQTLQVADPLPQALMITDIVIGIGVTAAGLTMFIHLYHRYGSSNWQKIMKKRTPHD
- a CDS encoding monovalent cation/H+ antiporter complex subunit F is translated as MTFLEATLFVIAIYIALVLVRVILGPTIWDRLLGLNAISAKIIMSIIILSLITNQPYLLDVALVYALLGFIGTVLIARFIEKKETSHD
- a CDS encoding MnhB domain-containing protein, whose amino-acid sequence is MTDHSEIISRMTGLLYPFILLFGFYIILNGHASPGGGFQGGAVLAAVFISRYLVEPDRCIRLKTLKTAEKTLFVCIILYPVLFLFPTTSNHSEFMNLCYLIVMNFLIGLKVCSGFTIVFFRFVFYEGGI
- a CDS encoding complex I subunit 5 family protein — encoded protein: MINLHWIILLPIIFGTVVKLLPLKTAKKLMVLFQAVLLVLVFVIFIEVRKNGTILENIGGWPDTISITLRADLLASAMALLTCLLFLAMLTFVQNKHYADHLFFFLFLSLESLIIGIFLSNDLFNIFVLIEAATLIITILIMYKKTNLSIYDGMMYFLINVVAMSFFLMGLGMLYKKIGVLDFYALETALSQVKDPDSMILPYAFMITAVSLKAALMPLFSWLPKAHGTPSAPSEVSAILSGLYVKTGVYLFIRLQLAFSPLIDTSELFMVLGFITAIVGFVLAFAQTDIKLLLAYSTVSQIGLIMVGINMGSPQAYWGGLYHIMNHAVFKSTLFLTAGMIITEYKTRNLDEIKGVFNHMPAVGMATVISILGIVGAPLFNGSISKYLISEGSSGSWIEYGLIFINLGTIIVFIKYGQLLFGESGKKETANSDILEKAVVLGLSMLCFFGGIFGSELISILFEVNFPVEILSHGVKLLLFVGSLFLGLVIYYGLFKKKNYLAVLNAIELGFNEICLSITLFFAFMVIYLKITL
- a CDS encoding FeoA family protein; this translates as MPLSMCKIGSTVIVKDLDVDEASHKRLYSMGFIKGALIKIISAEHQGPMTIELLESQLALGYEITSLIQVVTSKYH
- a CDS encoding HD-GYP domain-containing protein, which translates into the protein MTEKKASREICDFSKYLNEVYLRYYVVGNQEIFTVKFRAYLKQLIKKLNEASFDDLKKYRNANCLSNCLPGHSIRCALLAMGIAKELGLRQSEITEIGLGAILHDIGKLFIPREILDKPCKLSEVEFDVIKTHSEIGFQVLKKQKWLPVSSVQIVHNHHERLDGSGYPNHLAGDEIYRHERIVGVADVFDAMTSKRNYREALSYEFAFLEIVKESPQMLDGHIVLVLGDLIKKHSHSQSELTKQIKMRRELCHYPCVK
- the mnhG gene encoding monovalent cation/H(+) antiporter subunit G; this encodes MIDLFAYLLMIIALLFMAFGVIGLFRFKDFYSRILISSKIETVGFLTAMIAFTILSGISFAAMKILLITLLVMITNPLATHAIARSAFLSGYTIDQETGP
- a CDS encoding methyl-accepting chemotaxis protein: MRWILNMKIGVKLMLSFIIIALITGVVGVVGVINLQDLQNSNRILYEKMTVPIADVGQISTSYQRMRVIVRDMIIENSPELIQSNADKVIIRNGEIDEAAAAFEKTIVDPEMQAVFDDLVESRKVLAQEFEKVKALAIQNRDAEAFALMADTGSYEIAASVVMDTINQLVPMKLEEAQKTEEIDMATEDAATTTMIIVTLAAFGVAIIFGLVLRSMISKPLQQANHMIKEMSLGHFSLRLNMKRKDEIGEMAESMDDFSDEIQNVIIGTMNQISRGDVSTDVEPKDTQDELAPALKLTIETIRDLIREATMLAQSAIEGKWDTRGNSAAFQGGFKEIVEGVNGTLDTVVDKMVWYEAIIDAVPFPLHVTDNDMKWTFMNKPFEDLMIANGVIKDRTSACGMDCYNANADICRTEGCGIRRLVDQGLNDSYFEWVGRSNKQDTAYLKNKKGENIGFVEVVTDLTPIIRVSDYTKAEVSRLGNNLIRLSAGDLDFDLNIGEPDEYTTEVSAQFHGIVSTLGDVKNSVDNLISDATMLAEAGIDGRLDTRADASRHQGNFAQIVDGVNATLDAVVKPVQEASETLKELAEGNLNTSMTGSYNGDYTLIKDNMNQTIAFLKRYVDEITHTLEEMGRGNLDQQITTDYLGDFQAIKTALNDITGNLSNTMTEINMAAGQVDMGAKQISDGGQALSQGTTEQASAIQELTASIEEVAAETKRNAMNANEANELAVNVRSNAEKGNRQMTTMIGAMGDINDSSNNISKIIKVIDDIAFQTNILALNAAVEAARAGQHGKGFAVVAEEVRTLAARSAEAAKETTGLIEGSIDKVSVGTKIADDTAESLKEILNQIDKVAGLVGTIAQASNDQASEIAQITQGIEQVSQVVQTNSATAEESAAASEELSGQAEMLKHMVDAFKLKSKHSSEQIPIPATQPIKKVEKPLPEPSIILDDMDKY
- a CDS encoding DUF4040 domain-containing protein; its protein translation is MTENIFLIALVIMAIIALNTKKLRRAVVYLGVFSLISSFVYLLYGAPDVAIAEAIIGSTITTVLYLVALRKYKVFSIYYTNDSHFQDIRLVKSKSPFLYNLETFLIKREMEPQIVYSREPIETILAQEKFDLAIHHTDDDIWIYGCAEDYQIDALEDYLLSNHGDLNIHLTRYEEGADNES
- a CDS encoding Na+/H+ antiporter subunit E translates to MKKLRHFIILIFIFTGIWLIFNESLAFSQILIGLFFSVVSVLFTNRYLLENDYTEAYSIKPAILFHYTTYLFIQIYRSGFSAILKIIRGQDAVKIIEYETCIRDDLAICLLANAITLTPGTVTIGKNGRLLQILAFQDENTFTDITEGKTCSPYEMILRSLES